The genomic interval CGCATAGCGATCCTGGACACACGCCTTCTTCAATTCGCACAGCCCGGCGGACAGCAGCTCGTGATGCGGGCACGACGCACAATCAACCTCATTGCCCTGCCAATCACGGGCTTCGTCGATGTCAGTCGTCATCGTCCTGCCCTATCCGCCGCCACACCTCGAGCAGCACGGCAGCGCCGACCTTGTCGGTCGGATCGAGTTCGAGCAGCTTCTCGACAGCCGCGTGACCTTCGTCGAGCTGGCCGAGCCGCATCTGCAAATAGGCGTAGGCCTTCAGCGCAAACAGATAGAACCGCGGCAGCACCGCCGAATAGCTGGAGAACTCGGCATCGCCGCGGCGCACCTTGCGCCAGTCGGAGGCCAGGCCATTGTCGCGCGCCGCCTTGCACAGGCAGGCCTGCGCCACTTCGAGTGCCTCGCCGAGACGGCCCTTATAGAAATAGAACCGGTACAGCCCGATCAGCACTGCGGCATGGTCGGGCGCCAGCAGATGAGCTTCGCGCAGATGCTGCTCAGCCAGCGCCTCGCTCTGATAGTCACGGCCCGCCAGTTCGAGATGCCGATGTGCGTCTGCCGGCAGACCGGCGCCGAGCAGCGCCCCGGCCAGCAGCGACTGCTCCGGACCAGACATCGTCAGTTCGCTGTGCATCAGGTCGGGCATGGCTCACAGCTCCCGCAGCTGGTGCAGACCGGCGGTCGGCTTGGACCCGCTGTCGCTGGCGCACTGACAGTTCGATCCCTTCGGGTCGTGGAACATGAAGCCGCTTGAGGTCGGCGTCTCCATGAAATCGATCACCACGCCTTCGAGCAGCTTCAAGCTCGATTCCGGCAAAAACAGCTTGTAGTCGCCGCGATCGACCACCGCGTCCCCGGTGTGCGGCGCGCCGGCGATATCGAACTGCGCCGACAGGCCGGAGCAGCCGCCGGCGCTGACCACCAGGCGGAAGCCGCCGGTGCCGCCGCTGAACCGCAGCATGCGACGGATGAATTTCTCGGCCGAGGGGGTGAAGCTCATATCCATCGGAATCGCCTCATGCTGCCTGGTAGCGCGGGACGGAATTGTCGATCACGCAGGTGCCGTCGACCGGGCACACCGCGACACATTGCGGCTCGTCGTAGTGGCCGATGCACTCCGAGCACTTCGAAGGATCGATCGCGAAGGTGCCGCCCTTCTCGAAGATCGCCACATTCGGGCACTGCGGCTCGCAGGCCGAGCAGCCGGTGCATTGCGAGGCGACGATCTTGTAGGCCATGGCCGTTCCCCTTCGCTGCGCTCGCCCTAAGCCTCGGTGAAGGCGCCCTGGCGGATCGTGGCATCGCCGCGCGCGACGTGGCGGATCTCCGACTTACCGACGCGCTCGAGGTACTCCTTGAAGTACGCGATCACTGACTGCTCGATGTATTCGAACGCATACGACTCGACCGCCTCGATGCCGGCACCTGCAAGCGAATCCTTCGGGCACATGCCGATCTTGGCAACCAGGACGGCGGTGCAGTCGTTCAGCGCCTTGAGGATCGGCTCGATGCCGGATTCGCTGGCGTAGCCGCCTTCGCAATACAGATCGACGCGGCGGTGACCGACGAACTTCGCACCGGCAGTCGACACTTCGTAGATCTGGAATTCGTGAGCGTGGCCGAAGTGCTCATTGATGACGCCGCCGCCCTTGGTGGCGATTGCCACCTGGATCTTGATGGTCGCGGTCTCGTCGGCGAGCTTGTCCAGCTCGCGCTGCTTGGCGACCGCGATCGCGTCGCGCTCGGCCTCGACCTTGGCCTGGTAGGCCTGGCGCGCGGCAAGGTCGTATTCGACGTCCATCGCCATCACCTTTTCGGTGGTGAATTCGGCGCTACGGTCCTCGCCGAGCAGACCGACGGCGTCGGCACGGCACTGCCGGCAGTGCCGCATCATGTTCATCTCGCCTTCGCAGGCATCCTGCAGCGCCTTGAGCTCCTGCGCGGTCGGGCCGCGCTGGCCGGACAGGCCGAATGCAGTGCCGTGCTCGGCTTCGGAGATCAGCGGCATGATGTTGTGCAGGAAGGCGCCGCGCGACTTCACCGCCTTGTTGACCTCGATCAGATGCTCGTCGTTGATCCCCGGGATCATCACCGAGTTGACCTTCACCAGGATGCCGCGCGCGACCAGCATCTCCAGGCCGAGCAACTGCCGTTCGCTGAGGATCTTCGAAGCCTCGACGCCGGTGTAGCGGCGGTGATTGTAGAAGATCCACGGATAGATCTTCGCGCCGACTTCGGGATCCACCATATTGATGGTGATGGTGACGTGATCGACCTTCATGGCGGCGATCTGCTCGACATAGTCGGGCAGCATCAGGCCGTTGGTCGACAGGCACAGCTTGATGTCGGGTGCGGTCTCAGTGACCAACTCGAAGGTCTTGAAGGTCTTGGCCGGATTGGCGAGCGCATCGCCCGGGCCGGCGATGCCGAGCACAGTCATCTGCGGGATGGTCGAGGCCACTGCGACGACCTTGCGCGCGGCCTGCT from Rhodopseudomonas palustris carries:
- a CDS encoding HesB/IscA family protein translates to MDMSFTPSAEKFIRRMLRFSGGTGGFRLVVSAGGCSGLSAQFDIAGAPHTGDAVVDRGDYKLFLPESSLKLLEGVVIDFMETPTSSGFMFHDPKGSNCQCASDSGSKPTAGLHQLREL
- a CDS encoding 4Fe-4S binding protein: MAYKIVASQCTGCSACEPQCPNVAIFEKGGTFAIDPSKCSECIGHYDEPQCVAVCPVDGTCVIDNSVPRYQAA
- the nifB gene encoding nitrogenase cofactor biosynthesis protein NifB translates to MSKLLQLHDFSALGTTSFDEMRKSAAQSGCSSKGGAGKTSCGSAAGPSDLPPEVWEKVKNHPCYSEQAHHHFARMHVAVAPACNIQCNYCNRKYDCANESRPGVVSEKLTPEQAARKVVAVASTIPQMTVLGIAGPGDALANPAKTFKTFELVTETAPDIKLCLSTNGLMLPDYVEQIAAMKVDHVTITINMVDPEVGAKIYPWIFYNHRRYTGVEASKILSERQLLGLEMLVARGILVKVNSVMIPGINDEHLIEVNKAVKSRGAFLHNIMPLISEAEHGTAFGLSGQRGPTAQELKALQDACEGEMNMMRHCRQCRADAVGLLGEDRSAEFTTEKVMAMDVEYDLAARQAYQAKVEAERDAIAVAKQRELDKLADETATIKIQVAIATKGGGVINEHFGHAHEFQIYEVSTAGAKFVGHRRVDLYCEGGYASESGIEPILKALNDCTAVLVAKIGMCPKDSLAGAGIEAVESYAFEYIEQSVIAYFKEYLERVGKSEIRHVARGDATIRQGAFTEA